The Natrinema salifodinae genome includes a window with the following:
- a CDS encoding universal stress protein: MTISYAVNDDQFSDAVVTTANDLAEAYNDELVVLHSMTQERFDIRSERQPEYYVDEGANDAANTAKTIASRTLEDAGRVIAKGQVGDPAEEIIESTERLEPRYLVLGGRKDRRSERRCSGVSRSRFSSRSARQLSRLCVTDVCAVRVGTSRINAPRSVSTSLLR; encoded by the coding sequence ATGACAATCTCGTATGCAGTCAATGACGATCAGTTCAGTGACGCGGTCGTAACGACGGCGAACGACCTTGCCGAAGCCTACAATGACGAACTCGTCGTGCTACATAGTATGACACAGGAGCGGTTTGACATTCGCTCTGAGAGACAACCCGAGTACTACGTCGACGAGGGCGCGAACGACGCTGCGAACACTGCCAAAACCATTGCCTCGCGAACGCTCGAAGACGCGGGTCGTGTTATCGCGAAGGGACAGGTCGGTGATCCAGCCGAAGAGATCATCGAATCGACCGAACGACTCGAGCCGCGGTATCTCGTCCTCGGCGGTCGCAAGGATCGCCGGTCGGAAAGGCGCTGTTCGGGAGTATCACGCAGTCGGTTCTCCTCGAGATCGGCACGCCAACTGTCACGGTTATGCGTGACTGACGTCTGCGCCGTCCGAGTCGGAACCAGTCGGATCAATGCGCCCCGCTCCGTCTCCACGTCCCTCCTGCGATAA
- a CDS encoding Rieske (2Fe-2S) protein, with protein MADQTNRGAGVSRVVGSTDEISKGEPLVVDVDDEEIAVFYEDGEYFAVNNVCPHQGGPLGEGKVEDKCVYCPWHGWGFDIESGDHPHSDHSVETYSVTVEGDEIRVER; from the coding sequence ATGGCTGACCAGACTAATCGAGGCGCAGGTGTATCCCGCGTCGTCGGCTCGACGGACGAGATCTCAAAAGGTGAACCGCTGGTCGTCGACGTCGACGACGAGGAAATCGCGGTGTTCTACGAGGACGGGGAGTACTTCGCGGTGAACAACGTCTGTCCCCATCAGGGCGGACCGCTCGGAGAGGGAAAGGTTGAGGACAAGTGCGTCTACTGTCCGTGGCACGGCTGGGGGTTCGATATCGAATCGGGCGATCACCCTCACAGCGACCACTCGGTGGAGACGTATTCGGTGACGGTCGAAGGCGACGAGATCCGCGTCGAACGATAA
- a CDS encoding thiamine pyrophosphate-requiring protein: protein MRKQADSESSEESADGIVAGERLLRSLAERGVSYIFGNLGTDHTPLLEAMVRVERDGEGDEIPELIACPHEFVAMSVAHGYAVATGRPQAVLVHVDVGTQNLGAAMHNAHRANAPVFIISGLAPVTESGHAGSRDHSIHFAQDVFDQPAIVEEYCRWEAEYRPPADPDRLVTRGLERAQTAPEGPVYLTATREALETEIELAPSRTNLDTVTQRMGADAETVETLAERIKEATAPLVITSRIGSPASAQGLETLVEFAETAGAGVVEHAPTHLCFPRDHDLHAGYEPTAVFDETDLVLVADTDVPWVPSRGAPDVPVIQLDVDPSKRLYPQWDFPITETVRADATATLRDVTERLDPSAGDEGRERWQRVVAARREERQSELEEQRASDRLTPAVLSDALNRVVDESTVVIEDTVTSRDAVLDYLELTEPRSYYQKGGAGLGWTGGAAVGTALGRPDDRIVSLVGDGSYFFSVPTAWNWLSAVADAPSLTVIYNNSGWNAVKTSTLAEHPDGAAADDGVPGSVFDEPADLTAPANVVDAHTETVTDPDRLVEALEAGAAAVDDGTHAVIDVRLEPIS, encoded by the coding sequence ATGAGAAAGCAAGCCGACAGCGAGAGCAGCGAGGAGAGCGCGGACGGGATCGTCGCCGGTGAGCGGTTACTCCGGTCGCTCGCGGAGCGCGGCGTGTCGTACATCTTCGGAAACCTCGGAACGGATCACACGCCGCTTCTGGAGGCGATGGTCCGCGTCGAGCGCGACGGCGAAGGAGACGAGATTCCGGAACTGATCGCCTGTCCACACGAATTCGTCGCGATGAGCGTCGCCCACGGATACGCGGTGGCGACGGGCCGGCCGCAGGCGGTGTTGGTCCACGTCGACGTCGGGACCCAGAACCTCGGGGCGGCGATGCACAACGCCCACCGGGCGAACGCGCCCGTATTTATCATCTCGGGTCTGGCACCGGTGACCGAGAGCGGACACGCCGGCTCCCGCGACCACTCGATCCACTTCGCGCAGGACGTCTTCGATCAGCCGGCGATCGTCGAAGAGTACTGCCGCTGGGAGGCCGAGTACCGGCCGCCCGCTGATCCCGATCGACTGGTCACTCGCGGACTCGAGCGGGCCCAGACGGCGCCGGAGGGACCGGTCTACCTGACTGCCACCCGAGAGGCCCTCGAGACGGAGATCGAACTCGCACCGAGTCGGACGAACCTCGACACCGTGACGCAGCGCATGGGAGCCGACGCGGAGACGGTCGAGACGCTCGCCGAGCGGATCAAGGAGGCGACCGCACCGCTCGTGATCACCAGTCGGATCGGATCGCCGGCGTCGGCGCAGGGTCTCGAGACGCTCGTCGAATTCGCGGAGACCGCCGGCGCGGGCGTTGTCGAGCACGCGCCGACGCATCTCTGCTTCCCGCGCGACCACGATCTCCACGCCGGCTACGAACCCACGGCAGTGTTCGACGAGACTGATCTCGTCCTCGTCGCCGACACGGACGTCCCGTGGGTCCCGTCGCGAGGGGCGCCCGACGTGCCCGTCATCCAACTCGATGTCGATCCGTCGAAGCGATTATACCCGCAGTGGGACTTTCCCATCACCGAGACGGTCCGGGCCGACGCGACGGCGACCCTGCGGGACGTGACCGAGCGGCTGGATCCGTCCGCCGGCGACGAGGGCCGCGAACGCTGGCAGCGCGTCGTCGCGGCGCGCCGCGAAGAGCGCCAGTCCGAACTCGAGGAGCAACGGGCGTCCGACCGGCTCACGCCCGCCGTCCTCTCCGACGCGCTCAATCGCGTCGTCGACGAGTCGACCGTCGTCATCGAGGATACGGTGACGAGCCGCGACGCCGTGCTGGATTACCTCGAACTCACCGAGCCGCGGAGTTACTACCAGAAGGGCGGCGCGGGGCTCGGCTGGACCGGCGGTGCCGCGGTCGGGACCGCGCTCGGACGACCGGACGATCGGATCGTCTCGCTCGTCGGCGACGGTTCGTACTTCTTCTCCGTGCCGACCGCCTGGAACTGGCTCTCCGCGGTCGCCGATGCACCGTCGCTGACCGTGATCTACAACAACAGCGGCTGGAACGCGGTCAAGACGTCGACGCTCGCCGAGCATCCCGACGGCGCCGCCGCGGACGACGGCGTGCCCGGATCGGTGTTCGACGAACCCGCAGACCTCACTGCGCCCGCGAACGTCGTCGACGCCCACACCGAGACCGTGACAGATCCCGACCGACTCGTCGAGGCGCTCGAGGCCGGCGCCGCCGCGGTCGATGACGGCACCCACGCCGTAATCGACGTCCGCCTCGAACCGATCTCGTGA
- a CDS encoding ABC transporter substrate-binding protein has product MHRRQFIAGVGATGGIALSGCIGNEDGSGLADTYQIGVNGPTAPVWEFAAFPLFDEQVQEEQDMKVERTAFQGFSDVVAGTVSEEADFCYISLQALINSRAEGVPIKAFLGNGNEYVFPLLTTDEIETWDDLEGETVGIQDTSAVSYASTVAMVNEELGDPEAVEYSSMAGTENRIAAIESGEMAAAAVTASSAFAAEEEGYASILAFPWEYEVTNNQTALVWATTEDKIENQTEEVQEVADLLVAAQKEVYEADAGELIDGAQEYDFYPTFDVGDGPWEESLDLAREYELWAEDGDIAQEEMDRAQDLLLETGLIEEESRVDDVDEIFTDEFL; this is encoded by the coding sequence ATGCACCGCAGACAGTTCATCGCAGGTGTCGGAGCCACTGGCGGAATCGCACTCAGCGGCTGTATCGGTAACGAGGACGGCAGCGGTCTGGCCGATACCTACCAGATCGGCGTTAACGGTCCGACGGCACCGGTCTGGGAGTTCGCCGCATTTCCGCTTTTCGATGAGCAGGTCCAGGAGGAGCAGGACATGAAGGTCGAACGAACGGCCTTTCAGGGATTCTCCGACGTCGTCGCCGGAACGGTCAGCGAGGAGGCCGACTTCTGTTACATCAGCCTCCAGGCGCTGATTAACTCGCGAGCCGAGGGCGTTCCGATCAAGGCGTTCCTCGGGAACGGGAACGAGTACGTCTTCCCGCTTCTCACCACCGACGAAATCGAGACCTGGGACGATCTAGAGGGCGAGACGGTCGGCATTCAGGACACGTCTGCGGTCTCCTACGCCAGTACGGTCGCGATGGTCAACGAGGAACTCGGCGATCCAGAAGCGGTCGAGTACTCGTCGATGGCGGGCACCGAAAACCGAATCGCCGCCATCGAGTCCGGCGAGATGGCCGCCGCCGCGGTCACCGCGAGTAGCGCGTTCGCCGCGGAGGAAGAGGGGTACGCGTCGATCCTCGCGTTCCCGTGGGAGTACGAGGTCACGAACAACCAGACTGCGCTGGTGTGGGCGACGACGGAGGACAAGATCGAGAACCAGACGGAAGAGGTGCAGGAAGTCGCCGATCTCCTCGTAGCGGCCCAGAAAGAGGTATACGAGGCGGACGCCGGCGAACTCATCGACGGCGCACAGGAGTACGACTTCTACCCCACGTTCGACGTCGGAGACGGTCCCTGGGAGGAGTCGCTCGACCTCGCACGCGAATACGAGCTCTGGGCCGAGGACGGAGACATCGCGCAAGAAGAGATGGATCGTGCGCAGGATCTCCTGCTCGAGACGGGGCTCATCGAAGAGGAGAGCCGAGTCGACGATGTCGACGAGATCTTCACCGATGAGTTCCTGTAA
- a CDS encoding DMT family transporter, producing MLSALPIGALLATVGAAGLAVQALCIRYGTVRSQSTQALLVVLAVNLTALVPITFVFADPVAEFTRRSLIAFVGAGLVGTMAGRAFYYEGIKRIGASRSEPIKASQPLHASLLAVVVLGEVVTGLHFVSMLCIVVGIALITWETAQNGLTAGETNASALLFPVMGAVLYGIEPVIATLGFNAGTSALSGLLVKTVSAAIGFVAYLFWRRALPALLTYDVAELRWLVAAGLANTTFLVAYYTALEVSTVAVVVPIVQSSPLLVITLSALFVGDDLERISLRLGIYTLFVIAGAIGVTIFG from the coding sequence GTGCTGTCGGCGCTGCCGATCGGTGCATTGCTGGCTACCGTCGGAGCGGCGGGGCTGGCCGTCCAGGCGCTGTGTATTCGGTACGGAACGGTCCGCAGTCAGTCGACGCAGGCGCTGCTCGTCGTACTCGCCGTCAACCTGACGGCACTCGTGCCGATCACGTTCGTCTTCGCCGATCCGGTCGCCGAGTTCACTCGGCGTTCGCTGATCGCGTTCGTCGGCGCCGGTCTCGTCGGAACGATGGCCGGTCGCGCCTTCTACTACGAGGGGATCAAACGCATTGGTGCGAGCCGATCGGAGCCGATCAAGGCCTCACAGCCGTTACACGCCTCCCTGCTCGCCGTCGTCGTCCTCGGCGAAGTCGTCACGGGACTGCACTTCGTTTCGATGCTGTGTATAGTCGTCGGCATCGCACTTATCACGTGGGAGACCGCACAAAACGGCCTGACGGCCGGCGAGACGAACGCGTCCGCGCTACTGTTTCCGGTCATGGGCGCGGTGTTGTACGGGATCGAACCGGTAATCGCGACGCTCGGGTTCAACGCGGGGACGTCCGCGCTGTCGGGATTGCTGGTCAAGACGGTCTCGGCGGCGATCGGATTCGTCGCCTACCTCTTCTGGCGACGGGCGCTCCCCGCCCTCTTGACGTACGACGTCGCCGAACTCCGGTGGCTCGTCGCCGCTGGACTGGCCAACACGACCTTTCTCGTGGCATACTACACGGCGCTGGAGGTGTCGACCGTCGCCGTCGTGGTCCCGATCGTTCAGTCCAGTCCGCTGCTGGTGATCACCCTCTCCGCGCTGTTCGTCGGAGACGACCTCGAGCGAATCTCGCTTCGGCTCGGAATCTATACGCTGTTCGTGATCGCCGGCGCGATTGGCGTGACGATTTTCGGATGA